The genomic window AGATAGCCGCGTTCCGCCTTCAGCGCGGCAAGGCGCGCCTCCAGCTCCTCGAGTTCGTCCACCGTCACCTCCATGACCGCCCCTTGATCGGCGGCGGCTCGCGTCTCACAGTATCGGCCGAGCGCGCGCCGGCCGTTGAATGTCCTGCCGAAAATGCCGGCGCAGCATCCGCCTCGCACCAGCCCCCGTCACCCTTCCAGGCGGCCGTCGCGGCCGCCGCCCGAGCGATGAGATTCCCGCCGTGCCTTCGACCTCCACACCGCTTCCACCCGTGCCGCTCGTCGATATCGAGGGGCTGCGGCTTCTGGTGTTCGGGGCGGGGTCGGGAATCGGCGCCGCCACCGTCTCCCTCGGCAGGGCTGCCGGGGCGCGGGTGGCCGCCGGCGTCCACGGCGCAGCCGGCGAGCCGACCGGACCGGCGGCATTCGACTGCGACGTCACCGATCCCGCCGCCGTCGCCCGCACCGTCGCGGCCGCCGGCGAGGCGCTCGGCGGGCTCGACGCCGTCGTCGTGTCGAGCGGCGTCTTCCATCTCGGCGACGTGAGCCACACGGGGGACGAGGACTGGGCGCGGGTGATGAGCGTCAACCTCACCGGCCCGTTCCACGTCGCGCGGGCGGTGGCGCCGGTGTTCGAGGCCGCGGGGGGCGGCAGTCTCGTGCTGGTGTCCAGCCAGATCGGCTTCATCGGCCATCGCCGCGCCACGTCCTATGCCGCGTCCAAGGCCGGGGTGAACGGCCTCACGCGGACGCTGGCGATCGAGTTTTCCAGCTTCGGCGCCCGCTGCAACGCGGTCGCGCCGGGGCCGATCGAAACGCCCATGACGGAGGTCGCGCGCAGCGATCCGGACCGTCTGGCGGCGATGACAGCCGGGGTGCCGCTCGGCCGCCTCGGCCGCCCGGAGGAGGCGGCGCGCGCCGCGCTCTTCCTGGCGGCGCCCGCCTCGTCCTTCGTCACCGGCCACGTTCTGGTCGTCGACGGCGGCATCCTCGCCGGTTGACGCGCTCAGGCGCGCCAGCGCAGCAGGTAGCGTTCGGCCCACTTCAGCCCGGCATTGATGAGCGATCCGACGATCGCCAGCACGATCAGCCCGGTGAACACCGAGGTGGTGTCGAACAGCGCCGACGACTGGGCGATGACGAAGCCGATGCCGCGGTTCGCGGACATGAACTCGCCGATCACCGTGCCGACCAGGGCGTAGGGCACCGAGACCTTGAGGCCGGTGATCACCCAGGACGTCGCCGACGGGATGATGACGGTGCGCATCACGGCCCAGGAGTTGGCGCCCATGATCTGCGTGGAGTGGACGTAGATCGGGTTCACCTCGCGCACCCCGGAGAAGGTGTTGAGGAAGACCAGGAAGAACACCACGGCGGCCGACACCGCGACCTTCGAGGCGAGGCCGATGCCGAACCACATGATGAAGAGCGGCGCCAGGGCGATCTTCGGCAGGCTGTAGATCGCGGTGATGTAGGGCTCGAACACGTCCGCCACGAAGCGGTAGCGGCCGAAGAGGATGCCCAGCACGAAGCCGAGCCCGGCGCCGACGGCAAAGCCCATCCCGGTCGCCAGCAGCGTGATCGACAGGTTGTACCAGAGGTAGCCGGAGATCGTCCAATCCCAGAGCTTGGCGAAGACCGCCGTGGGCGAGGAGACGAAGAAGGGCTGGATGAGGCGGCCCGAGGCGAATTGCCAGAAGGCGAGGAAGGCGAGGCCGAAGGCGAGCTGGCAGCCCAGCACCAGCCACTTGCGGCGCCGCTCGCGGGCGCGGAAGCGGGCGAGCTCGGGCGAAACGGCCTCGGCGGGGAGGCCCGTCGACGGGGCCGCCGCGGCGGCCGTGGGGGAGGCGGTGGTCATCGCGGCGTCCTCACATCTCTTCGCCATGCTCGATCTCGGGCGCCAGCTCCCGCCAGAGGCGGTCGTAGGCTTGCTCGAACTCGGGCAGGAAGCGCGCCTTGAAGACGTCGCGCGGGTAGGGGATCGGCACGTTCTCGATGTGCTTGATGCGGCCCGGCCGGCCGGAGAAGACGACGACGCGCGAGGCGAGCGCGATCGCCTCGTGCAGGTCGTGCGTCACGAACACGATCGTCTTGTGCTGCTCCTGCCAGATCTTCAGGAGCTCGGCCTGCATTACGAGCTTCAGCTGCGCGTCGAGCGCGCCGAAGGGCTCGTCCATGAGGAGCGTCTTCGGCTCGTAGACCAGCATCTGCGCCAGCGCGACGCGCTTGCGCATGCCGCCCGACAGCTCCTTCGGGAAGGCGTGGGCGAAGCCCGTGAGGTTGACCATCTCCAGCATCGCCGACACGCGCCGGGCGCGCTCGGCCCGCGGCACGCCGCGGTATTCGAGCGGCAGGGCGACGTTGTCGGCGACGGTGCGCCAGGGCAGGACGCTGTCGGCCTGGGTCATGTAGCCGACGCGGCGATTGATGCCGCGCACCGCCTCGCCATCCTGCGTGATGGTGCCGAGCGAGATGTCGATGATCCCGGAGATCATGTTGAGGAGGGTGGACTTGCCGCACCCCGAGGGGCCGACGAAGGCGACGAACTCGCCCTCCTCGATGGCAAGGTCCACGGCGTCAAGGGCGATCGTCTCGCCCTTGCGCCCGACATAGCGTTTCTCGGCGCCGCGGATGTCGATTGCGACGCCCATCAGCCGGAAACCGCTTCCTCGGCGATGGTCGGGTCGACGAAGGCCTCGAAGGTCAGGCTGTCCGGCAGCGCGGGCGCCCCCATCGATTCGTTGACCTTGGAGATGAACTCCACGTTCTTGGCGAAGAGTTCGGCCGTCGGGACGGGGGTCTCGGCGTAGATCTTGCTGTTGTTGGCGAAGGCCGCCTCGAAGATGGCGGGGTCCATGCCGGCGAACCATTCGACCGCCCAGGTCTTGAAGGTGTCCGGCTCGGCGTTGATCGTCTTCAGCGCGGCGGCGATACCGGCGGCGTAGGCGACGAGCTGGTCGCGCTTCTTGGCGATCGTCGCCTCGGCGGTGGTGGCGCCGATATACTGGTAGACGTCGAGGAACGGGGGCGGATTGGTCGCCATGTTGAAGAGGTAGGCGGCGCCCTGGCTGTCGACCGCCATGTCCGACGTCGGCGAGGACAGGCAGAAGCCGTCGATGGCGCCCTGGCCGAGCGCCGCGATCATGCCCTGGCCGCCGCCGGTGATCGGCACGAGCTGGAAGTCGCGCTCCGGGTTGAGGCCGTTGGTGACGGCGATGAAGCGCAGCAGCGCGTCCGGCGCGGCGCCGGGGCCGGTGGTCCCCATGCGGAGGCCCTTCATGGCGGCCGCCTTCTCGGCGACCGGGGAGGCGTCGGTCACGCCGGCCGCGT from Acuticoccus sediminis includes these protein-coding regions:
- a CDS encoding SDR family NAD(P)-dependent oxidoreductase — protein: MPSTSTPLPPVPLVDIEGLRLLVFGAGSGIGAATVSLGRAAGARVAAGVHGAAGEPTGPAAFDCDVTDPAAVARTVAAAGEALGGLDAVVVSSGVFHLGDVSHTGDEDWARVMSVNLTGPFHVARAVAPVFEAAGGGSLVLVSSQIGFIGHRRATSYAASKAGVNGLTRTLAIEFSSFGARCNAVAPGPIETPMTEVARSDPDRLAAMTAGVPLGRLGRPEEAARAALFLAAPASSFVTGHVLVVDGGILAG
- a CDS encoding ABC transporter ATP-binding protein, with protein sequence MGVAIDIRGAEKRYVGRKGETIALDAVDLAIEEGEFVAFVGPSGCGKSTLLNMISGIIDISLGTITQDGEAVRGINRRVGYMTQADSVLPWRTVADNVALPLEYRGVPRAERARRVSAMLEMVNLTGFAHAFPKELSGGMRKRVALAQMLVYEPKTLLMDEPFGALDAQLKLVMQAELLKIWQEQHKTIVFVTHDLHEAIALASRVVVFSGRPGRIKHIENVPIPYPRDVFKARFLPEFEQAYDRLWRELAPEIEHGEEM
- a CDS encoding ABC transporter substrate-binding protein — encoded protein: MDKAHTLSRRTLLKASAAVAATATVSGLHPVAAIAQDLPELTTMRSTSKSWLWAAEDFANAMGYFKDAGVTVNSIASNRGTNIAALMGGDVDIVLGSPGEAMRARTRGIEIKSFIASVNRYASHIVVKKETLDAAGVTDASPVAEKAAAMKGLRMGTTGPGAAPDALLRFIAVTNGLNPERDFQLVPITGGGQGMIAALGQGAIDGFCLSSPTSDMAVDSQGAAYLFNMATNPPPFLDVYQYIGATTAEATIAKKRDQLVAYAAGIAAALKTINAEPDTFKTWAVEWFAGMDPAIFEAAFANNSKIYAETPVPTAELFAKNVEFISKVNESMGAPALPDSLTFEAFVDPTIAEEAVSG
- a CDS encoding ABC transporter permease, which produces MAKRCEDAAMTTASPTAAAAAPSTGLPAEAVSPELARFRARERRRKWLVLGCQLAFGLAFLAFWQFASGRLIQPFFVSSPTAVFAKLWDWTISGYLWYNLSITLLATGMGFAVGAGLGFVLGILFGRYRFVADVFEPYITAIYSLPKIALAPLFIMWFGIGLASKVAVSAAVVFFLVFLNTFSGVREVNPIYVHSTQIMGANSWAVMRTVIIPSATSWVITGLKVSVPYALVGTVIGEFMSANRGIGFVIAQSSALFDTTSVFTGLIVLAIVGSLINAGLKWAERYLLRWRA